A single genomic interval of Paracoccus contaminans harbors:
- a CDS encoding glutathione S-transferase family protein, translated as MLTIHGVTRSRASRLVWLCHELGLAFDQVPVIQAYRLARPEAADAPLNTRSPSFLALSPMGAIPVLEDDGLVLAESLAGTLYLARRYDRDGIGPQDAAEDALMMQWSFYAATAIEPDALTILFLHGPGRVQSGDDAALVANAAERLVRPLKVLEDHLSVHSHLTGGRFTVADLNMAEILRYAQGHGELMGQFPAVGAWLAGCQARPAFQAMWQARMAEPE; from the coding sequence ATGCTCACCATCCATGGTGTCACCCGCTCGCGCGCCTCGCGGCTGGTCTGGCTTTGCCACGAACTGGGACTAGCCTTCGACCAGGTCCCGGTGATCCAGGCCTACCGCCTGGCCCGGCCCGAGGCGGCGGATGCCCCCCTCAATACCCGGTCCCCGTCCTTCCTGGCCCTTTCGCCCATGGGCGCGATCCCGGTGCTCGAGGATGACGGGCTGGTGCTGGCGGAATCGCTGGCCGGGACGCTGTATCTGGCGCGCCGATACGACCGCGACGGCATCGGCCCGCAGGACGCGGCCGAGGATGCGCTGATGATGCAGTGGTCGTTCTACGCCGCCACCGCGATCGAGCCTGACGCCCTGACGATCCTGTTCCTGCACGGCCCAGGCCGCGTCCAGTCGGGCGATGACGCGGCGCTGGTCGCCAATGCCGCCGAACGGCTCGTGCGGCCGCTCAAGGTGCTGGAGGACCACCTGTCCGTCCACAGCCACCTGACCGGCGGCCGCTTTACCGTAGCCGACCTGAACATGGCCGAAATCCTTCGCTATGCGCAGGGGCATGGCGAACTGATGGGCCAGTTTCCTGCGGTCGGGGCATGGCTGGCGGGCTGTCAGGCGCGGCCCGCCTTTCAGGCGATGTGGCAGGCCCGCATGGCCGAGCCGGAATGA
- a CDS encoding substrate-binding domain-containing protein, with the protein MNVMKFSASALALVALSATAAAARDNIQVAGSSTVLPYATIVAQAFAENTSFPAPVVEGGGSSAGLKQFCEGAGENTIDVANSSRKIKDSELKACADNGVKDIMEVQFGYDGIVFASDKAGADFALTPKDVFLALAKDVVVDGKVAANTAAKWKDVNDALPDQPIVAFIPGTKHGTREVFEEKVLLQGCKDAGALEALTAANGADEKKGEAACKAVRTDGKAVDIDGDYTETLARINSNKDGVGVFGLSFYENNTDKLKVATVNGVAPSIDTVASGEYPVSRPLFFYVKKSHIGVVPGLQEYADFFVSDAIAGPGGPLANYGLVPDPKLADVQKAVAAGTTIAAK; encoded by the coding sequence ATGAATGTGATGAAATTCTCTGCCTCGGCGCTGGCCTTGGTGGCACTGTCCGCCACCGCCGCGGCGGCCCGTGACAATATCCAGGTCGCCGGCTCGTCGACCGTGCTGCCCTATGCCACCATCGTTGCCCAGGCCTTTGCCGAAAACACCAGCTTTCCCGCCCCGGTGGTCGAGGGCGGCGGTTCCTCGGCCGGGCTGAAGCAGTTCTGCGAGGGCGCGGGCGAGAACACGATCGACGTTGCGAACTCCTCGCGCAAGATCAAGGATTCGGAGCTGAAGGCCTGCGCCGACAACGGCGTGAAGGACATCATGGAAGTCCAGTTCGGCTATGACGGCATCGTCTTCGCCTCGGACAAGGCGGGCGCCGATTTCGCGCTGACCCCCAAGGACGTGTTCCTGGCGCTGGCCAAGGACGTGGTCGTGGACGGCAAGGTTGCCGCCAACACCGCCGCCAAGTGGAAGGACGTGAACGACGCGCTGCCCGACCAGCCCATCGTCGCCTTCATCCCCGGCACCAAGCACGGCACCCGTGAAGTGTTCGAGGAAAAGGTCCTGCTGCAGGGCTGCAAGGACGCCGGCGCGCTGGAAGCGCTGACCGCCGCCAACGGCGCGGACGAGAAGAAGGGCGAGGCCGCCTGCAAGGCCGTGCGCACCGACGGCAAGGCCGTGGACATCGACGGCGACTACACCGAGACGCTGGCGCGCATCAATTCGAACAAGGACGGCGTGGGCGTGTTCGGCCTGTCGTTCTACGAGAACAACACCGACAAGCTGAAGGTCGCCACGGTGAACGGCGTGGCGCCCTCGATCGACACCGTCGCTTCGGGCGAATACCCGGTGTCGCGCCCGCTGTTCTTCTATGTGAAGAAATCGCATATCGGCGTGGTCCCCGGCCTTCAGGAGTATGCCGACTTCTTCGTGTCGGATGCGATCGCCGGCCCGGGCGGCCCGCTGGCCAACTATGGCCTGGTGCCCGATCCCAAGCTGGCCGACGTGCAGAAGGCCGTTGCGGCCGGCACGACGATCGCCGCGAAGTAA
- the pstC gene encoding phosphate ABC transporter permease subunit PstC → MSPFWILIAVLALAAAGFFLGRARAIASVEGNTRRLHSRPNYYAWNAALYASVPALLLLLVWTLAQPLVVNRIVSGYLPAEVMQDGEQRGTIMSDVQRTARGLSAAVTRGVLDAEGAEGLQPGDAEAQARLSAAGITVSADPVVLSAAKELRRVNRSAGWLLTGAALLLSLGGLGFALARTGPEFRARNVVEQVIRGLLILCSMIAIATTVGIVLSLVFESAHFFRLYPWQDFFFGTEWTPSFGGGSRLGMLPLLWGTLYISMIALIVAVPIGLLAAIYMSEYATPRVRTLVKPLIEVLAGIPTIVYGLFALVTVGPLIRDWLAIPTGLGNSNSSVMTAGLVMGIMLIPFVSSLSDDIINAVPQSLRDGSLGLGSTPSETIKNVVLPAALPGIVGAILLAASRAIGETMIVVLGAGAMARISPNPFEAMTTITVKIVGQLTGDNDFASPETLVAFALGLTLFVITLGLNIFALFIVRKYREQYE, encoded by the coding sequence ATGTCGCCTTTCTGGATCCTGATCGCCGTCCTTGCGCTGGCCGCGGCCGGCTTTTTTCTTGGCCGCGCGCGTGCCATCGCCAGCGTCGAAGGCAACACCCGCCGCCTGCATTCGCGGCCGAACTATTACGCCTGGAACGCGGCGCTGTACGCCAGCGTGCCGGCGCTGCTGCTGCTGCTGGTCTGGACCCTTGCCCAGCCGCTGGTCGTGAACCGCATCGTCAGCGGCTATCTGCCCGCCGAGGTGATGCAGGATGGCGAGCAACGCGGCACCATCATGTCGGACGTGCAGCGCACGGCCCGCGGCCTGTCGGCTGCCGTGACGCGCGGCGTTCTGGATGCAGAGGGCGCCGAGGGTCTGCAGCCGGGCGATGCCGAGGCGCAGGCGCGCCTTTCGGCCGCCGGGATAACCGTCTCGGCCGATCCGGTGGTGCTGTCCGCCGCCAAGGAACTGCGCCGCGTCAACCGATCGGCCGGCTGGCTGCTGACCGGGGCGGCGCTGCTGCTGTCGCTGGGTGGCCTCGGCTTTGCGCTGGCGCGCACCGGGCCCGAGTTCCGCGCCCGCAACGTGGTCGAGCAGGTCATCCGCGGGCTGCTGATCCTGTGCTCGATGATCGCGATTGCCACCACCGTCGGCATCGTGCTGTCGCTGGTCTTTGAATCGGCCCATTTCTTCCGGCTTTATCCCTGGCAGGATTTCTTCTTCGGGACGGAATGGACGCCCTCGTTCGGCGGCGGCTCCAGGCTGGGCATGCTGCCCCTGCTGTGGGGCACGCTCTATATCTCGATGATCGCGCTGATCGTGGCGGTGCCGATCGGGCTGCTGGCGGCGATCTACATGTCCGAATACGCCACCCCGCGGGTTCGCACCCTGGTCAAGCCGCTCATCGAGGTGCTGGCCGGCATCCCCACCATCGTCTATGGCCTGTTCGCGCTGGTCACGGTGGGGCCGCTGATCCGCGACTGGCTGGCGATCCCGACCGGGCTGGGCAATTCCAACTCGTCGGTGATGACGGCGGGGCTGGTCATGGGCATCATGCTGATCCCCTTCGTCAGCTCGCTGTCCGATGACATCATCAACGCGGTGCCCCAGTCGCTGCGCGACGGTTCTCTGGGCCTCGGCTCGACGCCCTCGGAAACGATCAAGAACGTGGTCCTGCCCGCCGCCCTGCCGGGGATCGTCGGCGCCATCCTGCTGGCCGCAAGCCGCGCGATCGGCGAGACGATGATCGTGGTGTTAGGGGCAGGCGCGATGGCCCGGATCAGCCCCAACCCGTTCGAGGCGATGACAACGATCACCGTCAAGATCGTCGGCCAGCTGACGGGTGACAACGATTTCGCCAGCCCCGAGACGCTGGTCGCCTTTGCCCTGGGCCTGACGCTGTTCGTCATCACGCTGGGGCTGAACATCTTTGCGCTGTTCATTGTGCGCAAATACCGGGAGCAGTACGAATGA